A genomic stretch from Vibrio coralliilyticus includes:
- a CDS encoding YjbH domain-containing protein produces MKLNPITALFLSLGFVSISQASDNLKVSQTDFGGVGLMQMPSGRMAEEGEFNIGVSINDDYQQYTASIQLMSWLESTVRYTRVPDLLFSSDPAYSGDNLYTDKGIDFKVRLWQEGFWLPETSVGVRDFGGTGLFDGEFVAATKRFGSVDITLGLGWGYLGQRGNVTNPFCKASDEYCNRDSDFKGTGGSVDYERWFKGPAAIFGGLEYQTPYAPLRLKLEYDGNDYTQDYPVVRAGKPLPQHTPWNIGVNYRLGDWGDAKVSYQRGDTITFGINLYTNFNEMKATWRDEPRQAINNTDTPNPDWQSAAKQIESNAGFEQNSVTLDGDTIIVKGQQKKYRDREEALDRTAAILSNHSNDLIRVFKVVEQQDGMNLKETTIDKQKYLTAANYLSTEAKVKDSFEELEPSNNIANAPAEENKERWDYGLEPVLKQSIGGPESFYLYSLGISANSSYKLMDNLEFGGSIIFNLIDNYDKFNYVENSPHVRNYSTPRVRTMFRAYVHDNPVRLDHLQLTWFEQPFEQVYTQMYAGYLEMMFAGVGGEILYRPMNTNWALGFDANLVSQRDPDSWFGTYSEDYFFYDEASCSDPIPSCQAYVLSKGTTGHVTGYYMPNWDFLTGTLFKVSAGKFLGGDMGARFDFSKQFNSGVIVGAYATFTDLTAEEYGEGSYNKGFYISIPLDIMTIKPSTSRADISWEPITRDGGQMLKKQYNLFEKTDVRSQWYQRPSSVE; encoded by the coding sequence ATGAAACTTAATCCAATCACAGCGCTATTTCTTTCCCTTGGTTTCGTTTCCATCAGTCAAGCAAGTGATAATCTCAAAGTCTCTCAAACGGATTTTGGTGGCGTCGGGCTAATGCAAATGCCTTCTGGACGCATGGCTGAAGAAGGTGAGTTCAACATAGGTGTCAGCATTAACGATGACTACCAACAATATACAGCATCAATTCAGTTGATGAGCTGGCTCGAGTCTACCGTCCGCTACACACGGGTACCCGATCTATTGTTTAGCAGCGATCCTGCCTATAGTGGAGATAATTTATATACTGATAAAGGAATCGACTTCAAAGTCCGCCTTTGGCAAGAGGGGTTCTGGCTACCTGAGACGTCAGTTGGGGTTCGTGATTTTGGCGGAACAGGGCTATTTGACGGTGAATTTGTTGCCGCCACAAAACGCTTTGGCAGTGTAGACATCACCCTAGGGCTTGGCTGGGGCTACCTAGGCCAACGCGGCAATGTGACCAACCCTTTCTGTAAAGCAAGCGATGAGTACTGTAATCGTGACAGTGACTTTAAAGGTACCGGTGGTAGTGTCGATTATGAGCGCTGGTTTAAAGGCCCTGCGGCGATATTTGGCGGTTTGGAGTATCAAACGCCTTACGCGCCACTTCGTTTAAAGCTGGAATACGACGGTAATGATTATACCCAGGACTACCCTGTTGTTCGCGCTGGTAAGCCTCTGCCTCAACATACTCCGTGGAATATAGGGGTTAACTATCGTTTAGGAGATTGGGGGGACGCCAAAGTCAGCTATCAACGTGGCGATACCATCACTTTTGGGATTAATCTCTACACCAACTTCAATGAGATGAAAGCAACATGGCGTGATGAGCCTAGACAAGCAATCAATAACACTGATACCCCTAATCCAGATTGGCAATCGGCAGCAAAACAGATTGAGTCAAACGCAGGCTTTGAGCAAAACTCTGTTACGCTTGATGGCGATACCATCATCGTCAAAGGCCAGCAGAAGAAGTACCGCGACAGAGAAGAAGCGCTTGACCGAACCGCAGCAATTTTGTCTAACCACTCAAACGACTTGATTCGTGTATTTAAAGTCGTTGAACAACAAGATGGTATGAACCTTAAAGAAACCACCATCGATAAACAGAAATACCTCACTGCGGCGAATTACTTATCAACTGAAGCAAAGGTCAAAGACAGTTTTGAAGAATTAGAGCCTAGCAATAATATTGCCAATGCACCTGCTGAAGAAAATAAGGAGCGTTGGGATTATGGCTTAGAGCCAGTGCTAAAACAAAGCATCGGAGGCCCTGAGTCTTTCTACTTGTACAGTTTAGGCATCAGCGCCAACTCAAGCTACAAGCTAATGGATAACCTCGAGTTCGGCGGTTCTATTATCTTCAACTTAATCGATAACTACGACAAGTTTAACTACGTTGAAAACTCTCCGCATGTAAGGAACTACTCGACACCGAGAGTTCGAACCATGTTCCGCGCCTACGTACATGATAATCCTGTCAGGCTTGACCACCTCCAGCTCACATGGTTTGAGCAGCCATTCGAGCAAGTTTATACCCAGATGTACGCAGGCTATCTCGAAATGATGTTCGCAGGTGTAGGTGGTGAGATCCTATATAGGCCGATGAACACAAACTGGGCGCTAGGCTTTGATGCCAACTTAGTGAGCCAACGTGATCCCGATTCATGGTTTGGCACATACAGCGAAGATTATTTCTTTTATGATGAGGCAAGCTGTAGTGATCCGATCCCTTCCTGCCAAGCATATGTGTTAAGTAAAGGGACAACGGGACATGTGACCGGCTACTATATGCCAAACTGGGATTTCCTCACTGGTACACTTTTCAAAGTCAGTGCAGGCAAGTTCTTGGGAGGTGATATGGGAGCGCGCTTCGATTTTTCTAAGCAATTTAATTCTGGAGTTATCGTCGGTGCATACGCGACCTTTACCGATCTGACAGCAGAAGAGTATGGCGAAGGAAGCTATAACAAAGGCTTCTATATTTCGATTCCTCTGGACATTATGACGATTAAGCCAAGTACCAGTCGCGCTGACATCTCTTGGGAGCCAATTACCCGAGATGGCGGGCAAATGCTGAAGAAACAATACAACCTATTTGAGAAAACAGACGTTCGTTCTCAATGGTATCAACGACCTAGCTCCGTTGAGTAG
- the epmA gene encoding elongation factor P--(R)-beta-lysine ligase translates to MQADWQPTASIERLRQRADLIGQIRQFFKDKNVLEVDTPAMSHATVTDIHLHTFQTKFVGPGYSQGKNLYLMTSPEFHMKRLLAAGSGCIYQICKSFRNEENGRYHNPEFTMLEWYRIGFDHHQLMDEMDELLQLILKVGAADRMTYQQAFLQVLSVCPLEGTMEELKMTADKLGLSDIAQPEQDRDTLLQLLFSIGVEPEIGQQVPAFVYDFPASQAALAKINGQDSRVADRFEVYFKEIELANGFHELDRAEEQLKRFELDNVKRQQMGLTTQPIDHYLIKALEAGLPRCAGVALGVDRLVMLATNNDHIDKVTAFPFPRA, encoded by the coding sequence ATGCAGGCAGATTGGCAACCCACGGCAAGCATTGAACGGTTAAGGCAACGCGCGGATTTGATTGGGCAGATACGTCAGTTTTTTAAGGATAAAAACGTCCTTGAGGTTGATACACCCGCGATGAGTCATGCAACAGTGACAGATATTCATTTGCACACGTTTCAAACCAAATTTGTTGGCCCTGGCTATTCTCAAGGTAAGAATCTCTATCTAATGACCAGCCCAGAGTTTCATATGAAGCGTTTGCTAGCTGCAGGAAGTGGCTGTATCTACCAGATCTGTAAATCTTTTCGCAATGAAGAAAATGGCCGATATCACAACCCTGAGTTCACCATGCTTGAGTGGTATCGGATTGGCTTTGATCACCATCAGTTGATGGATGAGATGGATGAGCTACTGCAACTGATTCTGAAGGTTGGAGCCGCAGATCGTATGACCTATCAGCAGGCGTTTCTACAAGTGCTAAGTGTGTGTCCTTTAGAGGGAACGATGGAAGAGCTTAAGATGACTGCTGATAAACTCGGGCTCAGTGATATTGCCCAACCTGAGCAAGACAGGGACACCTTGCTACAGCTATTGTTTAGTATTGGTGTTGAGCCTGAAATTGGTCAGCAAGTTCCTGCCTTTGTGTACGATTTTCCTGCCTCACAAGCGGCATTGGCAAAGATAAACGGCCAAGACAGCCGTGTTGCCGATCGCTTTGAAGTGTATTTTAAAGAAATAGAGTTAGCAAATGGCTTCCATGAACTGGATAGGGCCGAAGAGCAGCTTAAACGCTTTGAGTTAGATAACGTTAAACGACAACAAATGGGCCTAACCACACAACCCATTGACCATTATTTGATTAAGGCATTAGAAGCAGGCTTACCACGATGCGCAGGAGTAGCATTAGGTGTCGATCGTCTAGTTATGCTGGCAACCAATAATGATCATATTGATAAGGTAACCGCATTCCCTTTCCCTAGAGCGTAA